The Arcobacter porcinus sequence GTTAAAATTGGATGCTCTTTTGTAGCACCTAATGGCATATTACTTCTAATAAAATCAGCTGCTTTTAAAGTTCTGTACATTCCAGCACCTTTATTGTAGCTATCTGGTCCCCAAAGTGGTGGGAACATATAACCATTTGCCTTACCTTCATTTTTAACACCAAGACCATCTTCTCCATGACAAGAAGCACAGTGTTGTGTATAAACAACTTTACCTTTAACAGGATCAGCTGCTTGTTTTTTAATCATTTTTCTATCAATTTTATGAAGTCCTCTTCCCTCAAGCTTATTAGAAGCCCCAATAGGAACTCCTTGACTTAACCAAAATGTATAAGCTTCCATAGCTTTCATCTCTTTACTCTCAACAGGAAGTGGTTTACCATTCATACTTCTTTGCATACAACCATTGATTCTTTCAGCTAAAGTTCCAATTGTATCCTCTCTTGGTCTATATTGAGGGAAAGCTGCACTTGTTCCTATAAATGGTGCAGAAAAAGCCTTTGTTCCTGCATCTAAGTGACAAGTTTGACATGAAAAATTATTTCCAGAGTATCTCATTTTTTTATCATCAACCTCTGGTCCAATATACTTATAAGTATGAACTATAAGCTCTTTACCATATCTAATCATATCTCCCATTTGATTATTTGGGATTGTGCTCTCATCTGGAATTTTATACTCAAGTTTTTCACCCTCATATTTATATCCCATACTGTTTCTTTTTGCAAGCTCTTTTGGATCAAATGCAAATGCACTTGTTGCAAATAGACTACATACCGTTGCTAATACTACTATTTTTCTCATAACTTCCTCCTAAATTAATTAACAAATTGTACACTCCTAATATAACACCAAAGTAACAATCATTAATTAAAATATTTTTCTAAACTTTTCTAACTCTTCTTTTATCTCTTCTTCACTAATTCCATCTTGCAAAGCACCCATTTTAACACTATTTTTACTTATAAAACTAATACTATTATCAAGTTCTATTTTATAAATAAAATAGCTATTCATACTATTGTCATTTAAAGCTAAAGATTCTATCCAATTCCCTTTTGAATCATTAATAACAATACTTTTTGACTCTTTAAACATATTTTCAATCTCACCTTCTACAACACTTTTTTTAATAAGCCAAGGAGTATTTGAGATATTTGCTATAAATACTATATTTTTATCTAAATTATTTTCAAAATCTTTAAAAACAGCCAAAGAGTCATGATTTAATACAACTAAATAAATTGGTAGTTTTTTAAAGATATCATTTTTTTCTATACTTATATTTTTATTTACCAATTCAAATGTTTTTGGTAAATTTTCTAAATTTAAACTAGAGTTTTCTATTTTTCTATCTGGTATTGTCAAAAATACAAGTAAAGAGAGTCCTATAATTCCCAAAAATACAACTTTCAAAGAGTTTTTCATCTATTTTTTCCTTTATTGTTTAATCTTTTTATCCATCTTTTAAAAAGCCTATGATTTGTCAAAGAGGAGTCTATTTCTTTACCATTAATTACATATTCAACTAAAATATCTGCAAGATATAATGAAAGAACAAAACCTCTTCCACCTACTCCATTTAAAGTATATAGATTTTTTATAGTCTCTAAGTTTTCATCTTTTATAAATGAGCCATTTTTAATATGAGGATACTTTTCTACACTTTTTTCTACATCTATTAATTCTGCAAGCATTGGAAAATAATCAACACTTGAAGCTCTTGCTCCAATTTTTATATCTATAATTTCAATATCTTCTAAAGTTTTTATATCACTTGCTAGTTTTAAAAGCTTTTGACTATTTTTATCTATTATATTTTTTGTCTTTTCATTGTGATTAATAAGATTAATATCTTTTAAACTTAAATCAAAAGAAGTATCAGTTTTATCAAGTTCTTCTCTATCATGAGTTGCTCCAATAGATATTTTGAATCTATTTTTAAACTCTTTTGAATTTGAAATAGAGCACTCTTTATGATAGTTATGGAAAGTTTGACTTGAACTCAAAATATCTATCTTTTGTCCCCAAACTGCTCTTATTTTAAAATAATCTTCTTCTATCAAAGATATATTAGCTCCTGTTGCTAAAAATAGTTTTGAAGCTTCAAATTCACTATTTATTATCCATTTATCATCTTTTATTTGCTCTATCTTAGTAACTTCATATGAGAGTAGTTTTTCTACATTTTTACTTAATTCTTTACAAATCTCATAAGATTTTACACTACTTCCAATAGGGAAAAAATATCCATTTTCTCTAGCTTCAAAAGAAAAATCCATAAAAGGTATATAATTTTGAAATTTATCTTCATCATTTTTATCTTTTGGAATTCTTAATGTTCCACAAGAGTCTATTAAATCTGGAAACTCTTTTTTATAAATATTAGAAGAAAACTCTAAAGCTCTTGCTACTAATGTTTTAAAGCTATTATCAACTCCTAAAAGAGGAGATAAAAATGCCCCAGCAGCACCACTTGCTCCAAAAGCAATATCACTATTTTTATCTATTATTAAAACACTTTTGGAATATTTACTTAAAGAATATGCTAAAGAGCATCCAGCAATTCCAGCACCAATAATTATATAATCATATTTTTTCATAATCTAATTATATCTTATTTTCATAAATATCTCATTTCAAACTTGATTGACTTTGACTCAAGGTTTGGATATAATCCTTCTTTGAAATTATGATTATTTTATATTATAGGAAATTAATAAAATGGCAAAAAGTTTATATGAAACATTAGAAGTAAATGAAAATGCAAGTGCTGAAGAGATAAAAAAAGCATATAGAAAACTTGCAAGAAAATATCACCCTGATGTAAATAAAGATCCAAGTGCTGAAGAGAAGTTTAAAGAGATAAATGCAGCTTATGAAGTTTTAAGTAATGCTGAAAAAAAACAGCAATATGACCAATATGGTGATTCTATGTTTGGTGGACAAAATTTCAGTGATTTTGCAAGAAATCAAGGAAATGGTGTAGATTTAGATGAAATTTTAAGACAAATGTTTGGTGCTGGAGCTGGTTTTGGACAAAGAGGTTTTGGTGGATTTGGTTTTGATGAACCAGATTTAGATACACAAGCTAGTGTTGTAGTACCTTTTGATATTGCTGTTTTAGGTGGGAAACAACATATTTCTCTAAATAATGACTCTTTTGATATCAAAATTCCTGAAGGAATAGAACATGGTCAAAAAATAAGAGCAAAAGGTAAAGGAAAATCTTATCAAGGAAGAAAAGGTGATTTAATCTTAAAAATAAATATTGCAGAAAGTCCTATTTATACAAGAGATAAAGATACTTTAGAGAGATATTTTGATATTCCTTTAAAAACTGCACTATTTGGTGGAAAAGTTGAAATAAAAACTCTTCACAAAGATATAACTTTAAAAGTTCCTCAAGATACAAAACAGAATCAAAAATTTAGAGTAAAAGAGCTTGGAGTTTTAAATAGAAAATCAGGAGTAAAAGGTGATTTATATTTAAAAGCAAATATTGTTTTACCAAAACTTGAAGAGCTTGATAGCAGTTTTGTAGAAGAGTTAGAGAAGCATTTACCTAATTAAAGGAGATTTATTATGCAAAGTAATAGCTATATAGAGCCAGTTTATCTAATCTCAGCAGTTGCTGAAATTTTAAATATACATCCTCAAACTTTAAGACAATATGAGAGAGAAGGTCTTATAAAACCAAGTAGATCAAATGGTAAAATAAGGCTTTATTCTCAAAAAGATATTAATCATATTAAATATGTTTTAACATTAACTAGGGATTTAGGTGTAAATTTAGCTGGAGTTGATATTGTTTTGCAACTAAATCAAAAGATAGAAGATCTTGAAAATGAGATAGATAGCTTAAAAATAAAACTTCAAAGTAAAAGTAGCAACTCAGTTGTTCCAGATAATAAAGCTTTGGTAATTCAAAAATCCAGTTTAGAAGTTGTAATTGTTAAAAAGTAGTTTTAAAAACTACTTTTTACTATTTTTGTACTCTTTTTTTAGCACCATTAATTAATCTATCATTATTTACTATTGCTCTTGTATGAAATCCTGTACCAATAACTCCACCACTATCAACAACTTCAATAGAAAATTTATAAAGTTTTCCTTCCATTCCAATAAAAGTTGCAGTAGAAATAGCTATATCATTCTCTAAAGTTGCAGCAAGATGTTTTATATCAACACCAACTCCAACACTTAATTCATCTTCACTTAAAAGAGGAATCATCATCTTAGCAGCACTACATTCCATAAGTGCAACCATTCTAGCAGTTGCAAAAACCTCTGGGAAACCGTCATCTTTTGAAATCTCTAGATTAGCTGCCAAATCTTTTTTTAAAACTTTATATGAAATCTCTGCTTTTGTACCAATTTCTAAACACATCTTCTCTCCTTATTATTTTTAAAATTAAACAAATTAAATACTACAATAAAATAGAAAATATATAAAGTCTTCAAACTATTTTTAATATACTTCTTTATTAATTAAAATAGGAAAAAAATGATAGATTTAGATAATCAAACAGATTTTGAGATAGATTTAGAAAGTTTAGAAAAAATTGCATTAACTCTTAGCAATAAAGATATTGAGCTTTTAATTGTAGATAATGATTCAATAAAAGAGATAAACAAAGAGTTTAGAAATAAAGATGAAGCAACAGATGTTTTGAGTTTTCCTATGGAATTTAATTTTCCAAATATGCCTTTAGGTTCAATTATAATATCTGTTGATTTTGTAAGAAATAAAGCAAAAGAGTTTGGGCACAGCGAACTTGAAGAGTTTACTCTTCTATTTATTCATGGTTTTTTACATCTTTTAGGTTTTGATCATGAAGTTGATAATGGAGAGCATAGAGAAAAAGAAGAGGAGCTTATAAGCTTGTTTAATCTTCCTTCTTCCTTAATAGTAAGAAACTCTTAAATAGTTATATTTAAGAGCATTTTGGGCAAATTCCACTTAAGATTATATCAGTTTGTTCTACTTTAAACTTACTCATATTTCCTATTTGTTTTGCAATATCACTTGAATCAATCTCAATATCCATAATATCTTTACAAACTGAACAAACCAAATGAGCATGCTCATTTTTTGATAATTCATAAACTGTTTTAGAGTTTGGTATTTTTACTTCACTTAAAAAAAGTTTCTCTACCATTGAATTTATATTTTTATAAATAGTAGCTAAAGAAACTGATGGAAATCTATCAAGAAGTTTTCTATATAAATCATCAATATTCATATGTCCATTTTTATATAATTCTTCAATAATAGCTATTCTTTGTGGAGTAACTTTTAAATCATAATTCTTTAATAGTGTTGTTGTATCAATCATAACTCATCCTTAATTTATTTATCTCGGTAAATTGTACCGCAAAATTTATTTATTTTTTCTTTTATATTATCAAAAAATAAAAATTCTTCTTTAATAAGATTAAATATAATTTTTTTAACTATTTTACTTTGTTAAAAACAAATTTTAGATACTATTCATAAAAATTTCTTGGACTCAAATTGTATAAAATTCTTCTTATCTTACTTTTAACAATATTTTCTTATGCAAATGAGCTAAAAATTGCATCATATAATGTTGAAAATTTTTTTGATTTAAATAATGATGGTACAGAATACAGCGAATTTATTCCAAATAGTAAATCTTTATGGAATCAAAGAAATTTCAATATAAAGCTTAATAATATTTTACAAGTTATAAATGATATTGATGCAGATATTATTGCTTTACAAGAGATAGAAAATGAAGGATTGATGAAACTTCTAAAACAAAAGCTTCCAAAATACTCTTATTATAGTTTTGCAAAATATCCAAAAAGTGCAGTTGGGATTGGATTTTTATCAAAAATTCCTATAAAAAATTCATCTATAATAAATGTAAAATTTCAAAAAGCTCTTTATAGACCAATTTTAGAAAGCACCTTTTCTTATGAAAATATAGAGTTTAAAATCTTTAATAATCATTGGCCATCAAAAAGAGCAAGTGAAAATTATAGAATAAAATATGCACAAGCTTTACAAAATAGAGTAAAAGAGCTTCCAAATAACTATGATTACATAATCTTAGGAGATTTAAACTCAAATTATAATGAGTTTGAAACTTTTAAAAGAGATAAAAAATTAAATCAAAGTGCTGGATTAACTGGTATAAATCATATTTTAAACACTATAATAGATGATAAATATATTACATATTTTGATATTGCAGATGATAAATTAATTAAAAATAGAAAAATACATTATAATCTTTGGTTAGATTTAGATACAAAAGATAGGTTTTCAACAAAATTTAGAAATCAAAACAATACTCCTGATAATATAATTTTAAGTCCATCTTTATTTAATAATCAAGGTTTAAACTATATTCTAAAATCATTTAATGTTTTTAAACCATCATATTTGTTTTCAAATAATCAAGTTATAAGATGGGAGATGTCAAACAACAAAGTTTCTATTCATAAAGGTTCAGGTTATTCTGATCATCTTCCAATTTATGCACTTTTTAAAATAAATAAAAATCAAGAGCAAGTAATAAAAAAAGATGATTTAAATCACAATATAAAAGATATAAGTAGTTTATATAAAAAAGAGAAACTAATATTTCCAATAGTTTTAAATGATATTGTAGTTTTATATAAGCATGATGATAAGGCAATAATAAAACAAAAAAACGATAGAGCTATATATATTTTTAAAGATGCAAAAGATTTAGAACTTGCATTTTCATATGATTTACAAATCAATCAAATTTATGATTTTTATGGATTAAAAGAGATAAAAGATTTTAATATTTTAAATAAAAAAGAGAAAAATAGTAATTATAAATCTCTATTTTTAGATGCTTCAAAAAATAATATTTTTGATTTCAAATTTGAAAATGAAGTTATTACAAAATTAGAAGGAGTTTACAAAAAATCTTATCTATATTTAAATGATTCAAAAAAGATAAAAATATTTGCAAAAGATAAAAATATCTTACCAAAAGAGAATAGCAAAATCTTATTAAACGAGGCTCAACTTGGCTCTTTCAAGGGAAATATGCAAATTATACTACATAAAAAAAGTGATTTTAAAGAGTTAAAATGAAGTTATTAAAAGCAATATTTACAAATAGTAGTGGAATTTTATTCTCAAGAATAACAGGTTTTATAAGAGATTTAATGACAGCTTCAATTCTTGGAGCAAATGTCTATTCTGATATATTTTTTATAGCTTTTAAATTTCCAAATCTATTTAGAAGTATATTTGCTGATGGAGCTTTTACA is a genomic window containing:
- a CDS encoding c-type cytochrome; this translates as MRKIVVLATVCSLFATSAFAFDPKELAKRNSMGYKYEGEKLEYKIPDESTIPNNQMGDMIRYGKELIVHTYKYIGPEVDDKKMRYSGNNFSCQTCHLDAGTKAFSAPFIGTSAAFPQYRPREDTIGTLAERINGCMQRSMNGKPLPVESKEMKAMEAYTFWLSQGVPIGASNKLEGRGLHKIDRKMIKKQAADPVKGKVVYTQHCASCHGEDGLGVKNEGKANGYMFPPLWGPDSYNKGAGMYRTLKAADFIRSNMPLGATKEHPILTDEEAYNVAAYMNLDTHERPEKPNRDKDFPSAAVKAPDAYIEGKDPIERKFGPYGNIIK
- a CDS encoding FAD-dependent oxidoreductase, with the protein product MKKYDYIIIGAGIAGCSLAYSLSKYSKSVLIIDKNSDIAFGASGAAGAFLSPLLGVDNSFKTLVARALEFSSNIYKKEFPDLIDSCGTLRIPKDKNDEDKFQNYIPFMDFSFEARENGYFFPIGSSVKSYEICKELSKNVEKLLSYEVTKIEQIKDDKWIINSEFEASKLFLATGANISLIEEDYFKIRAVWGQKIDILSSSQTFHNYHKECSISNSKEFKNRFKISIGATHDREELDKTDTSFDLSLKDINLINHNEKTKNIIDKNSQKLLKLASDIKTLEDIEIIDIKIGARASSVDYFPMLAELIDVEKSVEKYPHIKNGSFIKDENLETIKNLYTLNGVGGRGFVLSLYLADILVEYVINGKEIDSSLTNHRLFKRWIKRLNNKGKNR
- a CDS encoding DnaJ C-terminal domain-containing protein, translating into MAKSLYETLEVNENASAEEIKKAYRKLARKYHPDVNKDPSAEEKFKEINAAYEVLSNAEKKQQYDQYGDSMFGGQNFSDFARNQGNGVDLDEILRQMFGAGAGFGQRGFGGFGFDEPDLDTQASVVVPFDIAVLGGKQHISLNNDSFDIKIPEGIEHGQKIRAKGKGKSYQGRKGDLILKINIAESPIYTRDKDTLERYFDIPLKTALFGGKVEIKTLHKDITLKVPQDTKQNQKFRVKELGVLNRKSGVKGDLYLKANIVLPKLEELDSSFVEELEKHLPN
- a CDS encoding heat shock protein transcriptional repressor HspR; amino-acid sequence: MQSNSYIEPVYLISAVAEILNIHPQTLRQYEREGLIKPSRSNGKIRLYSQKDINHIKYVLTLTRDLGVNLAGVDIVLQLNQKIEDLENEIDSLKIKLQSKSSNSVVPDNKALVIQKSSLEVVIVKK
- a CDS encoding thioesterase family protein encodes the protein MCLEIGTKAEISYKVLKKDLAANLEISKDDGFPEVFATARMVALMECSAAKMMIPLLSEDELSVGVGVDIKHLAATLENDIAISTATFIGMEGKLYKFSIEVVDSGGVIGTGFHTRAIVNNDRLINGAKKRVQK
- the ybeY gene encoding rRNA maturation RNase YbeY; the encoded protein is MIDLDNQTDFEIDLESLEKIALTLSNKDIELLIVDNDSIKEINKEFRNKDEATDVLSFPMEFNFPNMPLGSIIISVDFVRNKAKEFGHSELEEFTLLFIHGFLHLLGFDHEVDNGEHREKEEELISLFNLPSSLIVRNS
- a CDS encoding Fur family transcriptional regulator; the encoded protein is MIDTTTLLKNYDLKVTPQRIAIIEELYKNGHMNIDDLYRKLLDRFPSVSLATIYKNINSMVEKLFLSEVKIPNSKTVYELSKNEHAHLVCSVCKDIMDIEIDSSDIAKQIGNMSKFKVEQTDIILSGICPKCS
- a CDS encoding endonuclease/exonuclease/phosphatase family protein, with the translated sequence MYKILLILLLTIFSYANELKIASYNVENFFDLNNDGTEYSEFIPNSKSLWNQRNFNIKLNNILQVINDIDADIIALQEIENEGLMKLLKQKLPKYSYYSFAKYPKSAVGIGFLSKIPIKNSSIINVKFQKALYRPILESTFSYENIEFKIFNNHWPSKRASENYRIKYAQALQNRVKELPNNYDYIILGDLNSNYNEFETFKRDKKLNQSAGLTGINHILNTIIDDKYITYFDIADDKLIKNRKIHYNLWLDLDTKDRFSTKFRNQNNTPDNIILSPSLFNNQGLNYILKSFNVFKPSYLFSNNQVIRWEMSNNKVSIHKGSGYSDHLPIYALFKINKNQEQVIKKDDLNHNIKDISSLYKKEKLIFPIVLNDIVVLYKHDDKAIIKQKNDRAIYIFKDAKDLELAFSYDLQINQIYDFYGLKEIKDFNILNKKEKNSNYKSLFLDASKNNIFDFKFENEVITKLEGVYKKSYLYLNDSKKIKIFAKDKNILPKENSKILLNEAQLGSFKGNMQIILHKKSDFKELK